The following coding sequences lie in one Colius striatus isolate bColStr4 chromosome 14, bColStr4.1.hap1, whole genome shotgun sequence genomic window:
- the DDX28 gene encoding probable ATP-dependent RNA helicase DDX28, producing the protein MALSRCGMAAVLPLVPRRLTATAAAGAQPPGSVVRVPWALRLRLQRGAQRRRRGKEAAAVPRGTKLLLRSRRPELSQPRWQTVGRWEQPQLVSAGWKHRKAYGDYFQLEPSQEAAPALQAASPEAEKRPSFAEMGLQPPLLVGLEGLSIDRPTAVQRLAIPALRRGRSALCAAETGSGKTLAYLLPLLDRLLARPEEPAVEAAGPASPRGLVVLPSRELAAQVGAVAVALGRPAGLQVRGLTGGGAAGGLRRQLRAPPPGPAVLLGTPGALREALRRRFLALERLRWIVLDEADALMDDESFMKPLEEILAHAPLAAGAPGPAGPGEARTQVVVVGATFPVGLSQTLGKFTDVGHFVTLGTQSLHHLPPHVQQKFMRLKGQDKLPELLHLLKEHPASGGAVLIFCKNASTVNWLGYILDDHKIKHLRLQGQMSAAARASIFVSFQKGDVSVLVCTDLASRGLDTSSVQLVVNYDFPGTLQDYLHRAGRVGRVGSKVPGAVVSFVTHRWDVDLVRKIETAARKRTGLPGMDSSINRPPPKGG; encoded by the coding sequence ATGGCGCTGAGCCGCTGCGGGATGGCGGCCGTCCTGCCGCTCGTGCCCCGGCGGTTGACGGCcacggcggcggcgggcgcgcaGCCCCCCGGCAGCGTGGTGCGCGTCCCCTGGGCCCTGAGGCTGCGCTTGCAGCGGGGCGCGCAGCGCCGGCGGCGCGGGAAAGAGGCGGCGGCGGTGCCGCGGGGCAcgaagctgctgctgaggagccGGCGGCCAGAGCTGAGCCAGCCCCGCTGGCAGACGGTGGGGCGCTGGGAGCAGCCGCAGCTGGTGTCGGCGGGCTGGAAGCACAGGAAGGCCTACGGGGACTACTTCCAGCTGGAGCCCTCGCAGGAGGCGGCTCCCGCTCTGCAGGCGGCGTCGCCTGAGGCGGAGAAGCGCCCGTCCTTCGCCGAGATGGGGCTGCAGCCGCCGCTGCTGGTCGGCTTGGAGGGCCTCTCCATCGACCGCCCCACGGCCGTGCAGCGCCTCGCCATCCCCGCGCTGCGCCGCGGCCGCAGCGCCCTCTGCGCCGCCGAGACCGGCAGCGGCAAGACGCTGGCCTACCTGCTGCCGCTGCTGGACAGGCTGCTGGCCCGCCCCGAGGAGCCGGCGGtggaggcggcggggccggcgtcGCCCCGCGGGCTGGTGGTGCTGCCGTCGCGGGAGCTGGCGGCGCAGGTGGGGGCGGTGGCGGTGGCGCTGGGGCGCCCGGCGGGGCTGCAGGTGCGCGGGCTGAcgggcggcggcgccgcgggCGGGCTGCGGAGGCAGCTGCgggcgccgccgcccggccccgccgtgCTGCTGGGTACCCCCGGGGCGCTGCGGGAGGCGCTGCGGCGGCGCTTCCTGGCTCTGGAGCGGCTGCGCTGGATAGTGCTGGACGAGGCGGACGCCCTTATGGACGACGAGTCCTTCATGAAGCCGCTGGAGGAGATCCTGGCACACGCGCCTCTGGCTGCTGGCGCCCCGGGACCGGCTGGCCCCGGTGAGGCGAGGACCCAGGTGGTGGTGGTCGGAGCCACTTTCCCTGTGGGCCTGAGTCAGACACTGGGGAAGTTCACTGATGTGGGCCACTTTGTCACCCTTGGCACCCAGAGCCTTCACCACCTGCCACCCCATGTCCAGCAGAAGTTTATGCGCCTCAAAGGCCAGGACAAGCTGCCCGAACTGCTGCATCTACTCAAGGAGCACCCAGCATCTGGTGGGGCTGTTCTCATCTTCTGCAAGAACGCCAGCACTGTCAACTGGCTGGGCTATATCTTAGATGACCACAAAATCAAGCACCTGAGGTTGCAGGgacagatgtcagcagctgcaagagctagcatctttgtttctttccagaAGGGTGACGTGTCTGTCCTTGTCTGCACTGATCTTGCCTCGCGGGGGCTGGACACCAGCAGTGTGCAGCTAGTGGTCAACTATGACTTCCCAGGCACCCTGCAGGACTACCTGCACCGGGCAGGGCGAGTTGGACGAGTTGGAAGCAAGGTACCTGGAGCTGTGGTTAGTTTTGTCACCCATCGGTGGGATGTGGACCTGGTACGGAAAATAGAGACTGCAGCCCGGAAAAGGACAGGTCTCCCAGGCATGGACTCCTCTATCAACAGGCCTCCACCTAAAGGAGGTTGA